Proteins from a genomic interval of Alosa alosa isolate M-15738 ecotype Scorff River chromosome 8, AALO_Geno_1.1, whole genome shotgun sequence:
- the si:dkey-1h6.8 gene encoding uncharacterized protein si:dkey-1h6.8 — translation MATSDSDTNQDQQKVVLKRKLTGPPRLLLGKAKNVNQTEERSDARALRHRRRMDINGTSKDSTPPTTSDTLGEEGTTLGLSSENLQTTVKRETEGSDHARLQNDCTTCDAGHQEDTVKEQHLDVSRKRKKTTKEGLRSLFPHVFMCVKRRRDKHGDGEVKKGSAQSMECTGDDTQSMGDISTPGATCHSSSSSADPEPGTGTKTKKKRMKRVWFPFVGRHADKRTCVTKESQSSSKDTEPEVRKKTLRKRLQGFLSRRKKAYSSNQFECGATQSPEPERVERLVDNHLENNENLPRIHEEDIPERDGEGQVACPDTMTVSAEVMATSAKGTECESHEGDTEEPRCKMSEDLTSREDENELESCVGTQEPSKMDLNESSSLSDGAAILICVAELDTGFRPQIDIAMATDEVFRNGPEEIQLFDSMRETTGPDHDSLVPRNSPSNMSFLTVPGDGCRSLCEANSTDAKPCGNTFDCSLSPEDTGLLSGESLLILTANSLVRAAIKSALCQLSREIQPPLTNSHRDDNVEEA, via the coding sequence ATGGCTACAAGTGACTCTGACACTAACCAAGACCAGCAAAAGGTTGTGTTGAAGAGGAAACTGACAGGTCCACCAAGACTTCTTCTGGGCAAAGCTAAGAATGTGAACCAAACTGAAGAGAGGTCAGACGCACGAGCGCTGAGACACCGACGAAGAATGGACATCAATGGGACATCAAAGGACTCCACTCCTCCGACAACCTCAGACACATTGGGAGAGGAAGGAACCACGTTGGGGCTGTCCTCTGAAAATCTTCAAACAACTGTGAAGAGGGAAACTGAGGGAAGTGACCATGCAAGGCTCCAAAATGATTGCACTACTTGTGATGCTGGCCATCAGGAGGACACAGTTAAGGAGCAACATCTCGACGTTAGCAGGAAGAGGAAAAAGACCACTAAAGAGGGATTAAGGAGTCTTTTTCCgcacgtgtttatgtgtgtcaagagaaggagagataaacATGGAGACGGTGAGGTTAAAAAGGGGAGTGCACAGTCTATGGAATGTACCGGTGATGACACTCAGTCAATGGGTGACATCAGCACGCCTGGTGCCACGTGTCACTCGTCTTCCTCCAGTGCTGATCCGGAACCTGGAACTggaactaagactaagaagaagAGGATGAAAAGAGTTTGGTTCCCATTTGTCGGCCGCCACGCAGATAAACGCACATGCGTGACCAAGGAGTCACAGTCATCATCAAAAGACACAGAGCCAGAGGTGCGAAAGAAGACGCTTCGGAAAAGACTCCAGGGCTTCTTGAGCAGACGGAAGAAAGCATACTCCTCTAACCAGTTTGAATGCGGCGCCACACAGTCACCGGAGCCTGAGCGTGTGGAAAGACTGGTAGACAACCATTTGGAGAATAATGAGAACCTGCCCAGAATACATGAGGAAGACAtcccagagagagatggagagggtcaGGTGGCCTGTCCAGACACCATGACGGTTAGTGCTGAGGTGATGGCCACCAGTGCGAAGGGCACTGAGTGTGAATCCCATGAAGGAGACACTGAGGAACCTCGCTGCAAGATGTCAGAGGATTTGACGTCAAGGGAGGATGAAAATGAGCTGGAGAGCTGTGTAGGTACACAAGAACCCTCCAAGATGGATCTGAATGAGTCCTCAAGCCTCTCTGATGGTGCTGCCATCTTGATCTGTGTTGCTGAGTTGGACACAGGCTTCAGACCACAGATTGATATCGCCATGGCCACGGATGAGGTGTTCCGGAATGGGCCGGAGGAAATTCAGTTATTTGATAGCATGAGGGAGACGACAGGACCCGACCACGACAGCCTCGTACCTCGCAACAGCCCCAGCAACATGTCGTTTCTGACTGTGCCAGGAGATGGTTGCAGGAGTCTGTGCGAAGCCAACAGCACAGATGCCAAACCCTGTGGCAACACATTCGATTGCAGTCTGTCACCTGAAGACACCGGCCTTCTGAGTGGTGAGAGCCTGCTAATACTCACCGCCAACTCCCTGGTCCGAGCGGCCATCAAAAGTGCTCTGTGTCAGCTTTCAAGGGAAATACAGCCTCCCCTAACAAACAGCCACAGAGATGATAATGTAGAAGAGGCCTAA
- the zbtb25 gene encoding LOW QUALITY PROTEIN: zinc finger and BTB domain-containing protein 25 (The sequence of the model RefSeq protein was modified relative to this genomic sequence to represent the inferred CDS: deleted 2 bases in 1 codon), giving the protein MDVSSHSLYLLQQLNVQREFGFLCDCTVAIGNVYFKAHRAVLAAFSNYFKMIFIHQSSECIKIQPTDIQPDVFSYLLHIMYTGMGPKQPVDKSRLQEGIKFLHAYQLCRKPDEAGPDPASDLRMSNLYGIQISSQLPNKDGTGPKSGGQRDPEGSRSTSRAEWAERSHARPSSQAVGLEGIPSDHQLPGMRPLSSLASGDDSDISTRIKEERLDDEEQEEVDKPSLPPPAPRSSLSPAQGNPCQPGLALLCPHCGERCLSPEGLKEHLISHAACSLEPLMEGTPSEDADLGGPGGAEEHRASRERLDAGCLEEALRQSQALADEIAAELRRGGGAGGVGIGGFTGASPPMVGLFTRKRKIACAVCNQRFAHKSQLQEHMFSHVGKTARHHHHPHHPHQHQRYSRFCNQLLQVACEGTGDSAQGAGPGPGGVSRGRGGARDGQDNGSSCYSLDSEVSRESVDAVAVE; this is encoded by the exons ATGGATGTGTCCAGTCACAGCCTCTACCTCCTGCAGCAGCTGAATGTTCAGAGGGAGTTTGGCTTCTTGTGTGACTGCACTGTTGCCATTGGCAACGTGTACTTCAAAGCCCACCGGGCAGTTCTAGCGGCCTTCTCCAACTACTTCAAGATGATCTTCATCCATCAGTCCAG TGAGTGCATCAAAATTCAACCAACGGACATCCAGCCTGATGTGTTCAGTTACCTGCTCCATATAATGTACACTGGCATGGGGCCAAAGCAGCCAGTGGATAAGAGCCGTCTTCAAGAAGGGATAAAGTTTCTTCATGCCTACCAGCTGTGCCGTAAACCAGACGAGGCAGGTCCAGACCCAGCCTCTGACCTCCGCATGTCCAACCTTTACGGCATCCAGATCTCCTCCCAGCTCCCAAATAAGGATGGCACAGGGCCGAAATCGGGTGGGCAGCGGGACCCTGAGGGATCACGCTCTACTAGTCGGGCAGAGTGGGCTGAGCGCTCCCATGCCCGACCCTCCTCCCAGGCGGTTGGCCTGGAGGGCATCCCCTCTGACCACCAGCTGCCCGGCATGCGGCCCCTATCTTCCCTGGCTTCCGGGGATGACTCGGACATCTCCACCCGGATCAAAGAGGAGCGCCTGGACGacgaggagcaggaggaagTGGACAAGCCTTCGCTGCCCCCTCCGGCTCCTCGATCCTCACTCTCCCCGGCCCAGGGGAACCCTTGCCAGCCAGGCCTGGCTCTCCTGTGTCCTCACTGTGGTGAGCGCTGCCTGTCTCCTGAGGGTCTGAAGGAGCACCTGATCAGCCACGCGGCCTGCTCCCTTGAGCCGCTGATGGAGGGGACTCCCTCAGAGGACGCGGACTTGGGCGGGCCGGGAGGGGCAGAGGAGCACCGGGCCTCACGGGAGCGCCTGGACGCCGGCTGCCTGGAGGAGGCCTTAAGACAGAGCCAGGCGCTGGCCGACGAGATCGCGGCCGAGCTGAGGCGAGGCGGGGGCGCGGGGGGCGTCGGGATCGGGGGGTTCACCGGCGCCAGCCCCCCCATGGTCGGCCTGTTCACGCGCAAGCGGAAGATCGCGTGCGCTGTGTGCAACCAGCGGTTCGCGCACAAGAGCCAGCTGCAGGAGCACATGTTCTCGCACGTGGGCAAGACGgcacgccaccaccaccacccgcaCCACCCGCACCAGCACCAGCGCTACAGCCGCTTCTGCAACCAGCTGCTGCAGGTGGCGTGCGAGGGCACGGGTGATAGTGCTCAAGGGGCCGGGCCAGGACCA GGAGGGGTCagcagaggaagggggggggccAGGGATGGCCAGGACAACGGCAGCTCCTGCTACTCGCTAGACTCAGAGGTGTCGCGGGAGAGTGTGGATGCCGTCGCTGTTGAAtag